The following are encoded in a window of Gossypium raimondii isolate GPD5lz chromosome 13, ASM2569854v1, whole genome shotgun sequence genomic DNA:
- the LOC105783900 gene encoding subtilisin-like protease SBT3.17, whose translation MNINIFPILFCSIIALCCLIQMAESTDATKSSSAAAAGTDAAVHIVYTERPQDEQPEAYHIRTLSNVLGSEEAAKEALIYSYKTAASGFSAKLTPQQVAEISKQPGVLQVVPSRTLQLHSGAGKLH comes from the exons ATGAACATCAATATATTCCCGATTTTATTCTGTTCGATAATTGCTTTGTGTTGTTTGATCCAAATGGCTGAATCTACAGACGCAACGAAATCATCTTCGGCGGCGGCGGCGGGGACGGATGCGGCGGTCCACATCGTTTACACCGAGAGGCCTCAGGATGAGCAGCCTGAAGCCTACCATATCCGGACCCTCTCCAACGTCCTCGGCAGCGAAGAAGCTGCTAAGGAAGCCCTGATCTACAGTTACAAGACGGCTGCCAGTGGCTTCTCCGCCAAGCTTACTCCCCAACAGGTTGCCGAAATATCAA AACAACCTGGTGTTCTTCAAGTTGTCCCGAGCAGGACACTCCAGCTGCATTCTGGAGCAGGCAAGCTGCACTAA
- the LOC128036183 gene encoding uncharacterized protein LOC128036183 → MESTALNGRMARWQILHFEFDIMYVSQKAVKGSAIADFLASRALEDYEPLNFDFLNEDLMYVAATEENSQMDHVWKLNFDGASNAMGNGIWVVLVSPSGDYYPIASKLDFDCTNNMEEYEACIMGIRAAIERKIKVLKVYGGSALVIYQLKREWETRDPKLISYRKMVLELMDKFDDITFCYLPRDKNQMADALAALASMI, encoded by the coding sequence atggaatcGACTGCTTTGAATGGAAGGATGGCCAGATGGCAGATCttgcattttgaatttgatataatgtATGTGAGTCAGAAGGCCGTGAAAGGGAGCGCAATAGCTGACTTTTTAGCTAGTAGAGCCTTGGAGGATTATGAgcctttgaattttgattttctaaatgaggatttgatgtatgtggcagcCACTGAAGAAAATTCCCAAATGGATCATGTGTGGAAGCTAAATTTTGATGGAGCCTCAAATGCTATGGGTAACGGAATTTGGGTAGTTCTGGTATCTCCAAGTGGAGATTATTATCCCATTGCTAGCAAACTGGATTTTGATTGTACGAACaatatggaagaatatgaagcatgcatTATGGGCATTCGTGCAGCTATTGAACGTAAAATTAAAGTGCTAAAAGTGTATGGGGGCtccgcattggtgatataccaactcaaaagagaatgggagacaagagacCCTAAACTGATCAGTTATCGAAAGATGGTTCTTGAATTGATGGAcaagtttgatgacatcactttTTGTTACCTCCCACGAGATAAGAACCAGATGGCTGATGCGTTGGCCGCCCTAGCCTCTATGATCTGA